The window AGCCGTCGCGGGCGGAGCAGGCGTCGCCGCCGGCGCCGGCACCGGCTCGGCCGCCGCCGCGGGAACACGCACCCGCGTGGTCGGAGTCGCCGCGGCGGGTTCGGGCGCGCGCACGACCGGGGTCGGGGGCTCTTCGGCCACGGGAGGCTCGATCTCCGCATCATGGACGTCCAGGTCGACGGTGCGCACAGGCGAGAACTCGCCCGTGTCCTCCAACGTGGCGATGACGACGGGCTCGGCCGCGGGGACCGTCTCGTCGGCGACGACGTCGTCGTCGAGTCCGTCGTCGTCATCGGCGACCGGCAGAGTCACCGCGACCTGCGCGGTCTGGGTTCCGAGAATGTCGATGCCGGCCGCGTCGACGCGGACCGGTTGGTCCAGGATGTCGTCGTCGTGGCCGGTCATCTGATCGTCACGATCAGGCATGGCTTAGGTACTCCCAACGGGCCGCCGCAGAGCCGGCGCCCACCTCAGGCTAATGCGCGCCTTTGACGACGACCAAAAGGTCGCCCGCTTCGACCTGCTGGGTCGACCCGATCGCGAGCCTGTCGACGACGCCGTCGATGGGGCTCGTGATGGCCGCCTCCATCTTCATCGCCTCGATCGATGCGACCGCCTCTCCCGCCCGCACCCTCGCCCCCGGCATCACCTTGAGCGTGACGACACCGGAGAACGGCGCGGCGATCTGACCGGCCTTGGACGTGTCCGCCTTCTCCGCAGGGGCAGCCTCCACCGCGATGGAGCGGTCCCTCACGAAGACCGGTCGCAGCTGACCGTTGAGGGTCGTCATGACGGTGCGCATGCCCTTGTCATCGGGCTCACCGATGGCCTCGAGACCGACCCACAGCTGCACGCCTCGTTCGATCTCCACGACGTGCTCGCCGCCGGGGGTCAACCCGTACAGATAGTCCGCCGTGTCGAGCACGGCCAGATCGCCGTAGGCGTCGCGGGCCTCGTGGAACGTGCGGGTGGGGCCGGGGAACAGCAGCCGGTTGAGGGTCGTGCGCCGGGTTGCGCCCGGCTCGGCCAGCGCCGCCGAATCCGCTTCGTCGAGGGCTCCCGAGGCGTCGGCGACCGTGCGGCCGGCGAGCACCTTCGTGCGGAACGGCTCGGGCCATCCGCCCGGCAGGTCGCCCAGCTGACCCGCCATGAACGACACGACGGAGTCGGGGATGTCGTAGTTCTGCGGGTTCTCCGCGAAGTCGGCGGGGTCGGCGCGGACCGCGGCCAGGTGCAGCGCGAGGTCGCCGACGACCTTCGATGACGGAGTCACCTTGGGAACGCGTCCGAGGATGTCGTTCGCCGCGGCGTACATGTCCTCGATCAGCTCGAAGTCCTCCGCCAGCCCGAGGGCGATGGCTTGCTGACGCAGATTCGACAGCTGGCCGCCGGGGATCTCGTGCCGGTACACGCGTCCCGTCGGGCCGGGCAGTCCGGACTCGAAGGGGTGGTAGAGGTGACGCACCGCTTCCCAGTAGGGCTCGAGGTCGGCGACGGCGGCGAGAGGGATGCCGGTGTCGCGCTCGGTGTGGGCGAGGGCGGCCACCAGCGCCGAGAGCGACGGCTGGCTCGTGGTGCCCGACATCGGCGCGGCCGCGGCATCCACCGCGTCGGCTCCTGCCGCGCTGACGGCGAGGAGCGTCGCCAGCTGGCCGCCGGCTGTGTCGTGGGTGTGCACGTGGACGGGAACGTCGAAGCGCTCCCGGAGTGCGCTGACCAGGCGAGCTCCGGCGGCGGGACGCAGCAGGCCCGCCATGTCCTTGATTCCGATGATGTGCGCTCCGGCGGAGACCATCTCGTCGGCCAGACGCAGGTAGTAGTCGAGGGTGTACAGATCCTCGCCCGGATCGAGCATGTCGCCGGTGTAGCAGAGCGCGGCCTCGGCGACGGCCGTTCCCGTGGCGAGCACGGCGTCGATCGCCGGGCGCATCTGTGTCACGTCGTTGAGAGCGTCGAAGATGCGGAAGATGTCGACCCCGGATGCGGCGGCCTCCGCGACGAAGGCGTCGGTCACCGCCGTCGGGTACGGCGTGTAGCCGACCGTGTTGCGCCCTCGCAGCAGCATCTGGATCGCGATGTTGGGCAGGCCCTGGCGCAGTGCATCGAGGCGCTCCCAGGGGTCCTCGCCGAGGAAGCGCAGCGCGACGTCGTACGTGGCGCCGCCCCAGGCCTCCACGGAGAGGAGTTGCGGGGTCAGCCGGGCGACGTAGGGGGCGACGGTGGCGAGATCCTTCGTGCGCACCCGCGTGGCCAGCAGCGACTGGTGCGCGTCGCGGAACGTCGTGTCGGTGACCGCGAGCCGCGTCTGGGCGCGCAGATCGGCCGCGAATCCGGCCGGCCCCAGCTCCTGCAGGCGCTGCCGGGAGCCCGCCGGCGCGGGCTCGCGCAGGTCGAGGTGCGGGAGCTTCGCCGTCGGCGACGCCGTCACCGGCCTCGTCCCGTGCGGTTGGTTGACCGTGACGTCGACGAGCCAGTTCAGGATCTTCGAACCGCGATCCTTCGACTCGCGGCCGCGCAGCAGTTCGGGACGTTCGTCGATGAAGGAGGTGCTGATGTCCCCGGCCGCGAACGCCGGGTCGTCCAGCACCGCCTGCAGGAACGGGATGTTGGTCGAGACGCCGCGGATGCGGAACTCCGCCAGCGCCCGGCGCGCCCTGGCCACGGCCGCCGGGAAGTCGCGACCGCGACACGTCAGCTTGGCGAGCATCGAGTCGAAGTGCGGACTGATCTGCGAACCCGCCGCCGTCGTCCCGCCGTCGAGCCGGATCCCCGCGCCACCCGGCGACCGGTACGTCGTGATCTTGCCGGTGTCGGGGCGGAAGCCCTGCGTCGGGTCCTCGGTCGTCAACCGGCACTGCAGCGCAGCGCCGCGCAGCGGGATCTCGGGCTGTGTGAGACCCAGTTCTGCCAGCGTGGCTCCCGCGGCGATCCGCATCTGGGCCTGCACCAGGTCGACGTCCGTGACCTCCTCGGTGACGGTGTGCTCGACCTGGATGCGGGGATTCATCTCGATGAAGACGACCTCGCCGGTGCGAGGGCCGGCGGTCTCCAGGAGGAACTCCACCGTGCCGGCGTTCTCGTAGCCGATCGATCGGGCGAAGGCGACGGCGTAGCGGTGCAGGTCGGCGCGCACGCTGTCGTCGAGGTTGGGCGCCGGCGCGATCTCGATGACCTTCTGGTGGCGGCGCTGCACCGAGCAGTCGCGCTCGTACAGGTGGACGGTCTCCCCCGCCACGTCGGCGAGTACCTGCACCTCGATGTGCCGGGGGCGCTGCACGGCCTGCTCCAGGAACATCCGCGGGTCGCCGAAGGCGCTCTGCGCCTCGCGCATCGCCTCGGCCAGCGCAGGACCGAGCTCGGCCACGGTCTCGACGCGCCGCATCCCTCGCCCGCCGCCGCCGGCGACGGCCTTCGCGAACAGCGGGAACCCGATCTCCTCCGCCGCCGCGAGGAGCGCGTCGACGTCGTCGGAGGCCTCGCTCGAGCGGAGCACCGGCACACCCGCACCCCGCGCGTGCTGCTTGGCGGTGACCTTGTTGCCGGCCATCGCGAGCACGCGGGCCGGCGGGCCGATGAAGGCGATGCCCTCCTGGGCCGCGCGGGCGGCGAGCTGAGGGTTCTCGGAGAGGAAGCCGTAGCCCGGATAGATGGCGTCCGCCCCCGACTCGACCGCGACGCGGATGATCTCCTCGACGTCGAGGTACGCCCGCACCGGGGCTCCCCGGGTGCCGATCTGGTAGGCCTCGTCGGCCTTCAGCCGGTGGAGGGAGAACCTGTCCTCGTAGGGATAGATGGCGACCGTGCGGGCCCCGACTTCGAATGCCGCGCGGAAGGCGCGGATCGCGATCTCGCCGCGGTTGGCGACCAGGATCTTCCGGAACATGGGGACCTCGCATCCGTCGTGGGGCGGGGGGCGTCCGGCGGCCGGGTTCGCCGCCTCACACATCGTTGAGTGTGCTCACAGCCTAGGGGACGGTAACGTAGGGAAGCGTGCACGTCCTTTCCGTCAGTTCCCTCAAAGGCGGCGTCGGCAAGACGACCGTGACACTCGGTCTCGCCTCGGCGGCCTTCGCGCGCGGCGTGCGGACCCTCGTGGTGGACCTCGACCCGCAGTCCGATGTCTCCACCGGCATGGACATCCAGGTCGCCGGCCGCCTCAACGTGGCCGACGTCCTCGCCAACCCCAAGGACAAGGTCGTCAAGCAGGCGATCACCTCCAGCGGCTGGACGAAGGTGCACCCGGGCACGATCGACGTCATGATCGGCAGCCCGTCCGCCATCAACTTCGACGGACCGCACCCGAGCGTGCGCGATGTCTGGAAGCTCGAAGAGGCCCTCGCCACGGTCGAGGCGGACTACGACCTCGTCCTCATCGACTGCGCGCCGTCCTTGAACGCACTCACCCGAACGGCCTGGGCGGCCAGCGACCGGGTCGTCGTGATCACGGAGCCGGGCCTGTTCTCCGTCGCCGCCGCCGACCGCGCCCTCCGCGCGATCGAGGAGATCCGCCGCGGTCTCTCGCCGCGGCTTCAGCCCTTGGGCATCGTCGTGAACCGCGTTCGGCCCCAGTCCATCGAGCACCAGTTCCGCATCAAGGAGCTGCGCGACATGTTCGGTCCGCTCGTGCTCTCCCCCCAACTGCCCGAGCGCACCTCGCTGCAGCAGGCACAGGGTGCGGCGAAGCCCCTGCACATCTGGCCCGGCGACTCGGCTCAGGAGCTCGCGGCCGACTTCGATGCACTGCTGGACCGGATCATGCGCACGGGGCGTATCGCGACCCCCGAGGACGCGCCCGCGCAGTGACTCTCGTGCGAGAGCCGTCGACCTGAGGGTCGGCGGCTCTTTTCACATCCCGAGCAACCACCGCGCTGCCCACGCGGTGCCGGCGGCCGGATCTCAGGCCGTGCGGCGCGTGCGGCGAGCAGCGAGCTCGTCGGAGGGGTCCGGCACCTGCGGATCGAACGAGACGAGCGTGGACTCGACCTCGCGCAGGACCTTGCCGACGGCGATGCCGAAGACACCCTGGCCGCGGCTGACGAGGTCGATGACCTCGTCGTTGGACGTGCAGAGATACACCGACGCACCGTCGCTCATGAGAGTCGTTCCGGTGAGGTCGCGGATGCCGGCGACCCGCAGCTGCTCGACCGCGGTGCGGATCTGCTGCAGTGAGATGCCGGTGTCGAGCAGACGCTTGACGAGCTTGAGCACGAGGATGTCGCGGAAGCCGTAAAGACGCTGCGATCCCGACCCCGA is drawn from Microbacterium binotii and contains these coding sequences:
- a CDS encoding pyruvate carboxylase, which codes for MFRKILVANRGEIAIRAFRAAFEVGARTVAIYPYEDRFSLHRLKADEAYQIGTRGAPVRAYLDVEEIIRVAVESGADAIYPGYGFLSENPQLAARAAQEGIAFIGPPARVLAMAGNKVTAKQHARGAGVPVLRSSEASDDVDALLAAAEEIGFPLFAKAVAGGGGRGMRRVETVAELGPALAEAMREAQSAFGDPRMFLEQAVQRPRHIEVQVLADVAGETVHLYERDCSVQRRHQKVIEIAPAPNLDDSVRADLHRYAVAFARSIGYENAGTVEFLLETAGPRTGEVVFIEMNPRIQVEHTVTEEVTDVDLVQAQMRIAAGATLAELGLTQPEIPLRGAALQCRLTTEDPTQGFRPDTGKITTYRSPGGAGIRLDGGTTAAGSQISPHFDSMLAKLTCRGRDFPAAVARARRALAEFRIRGVSTNIPFLQAVLDDPAFAAGDISTSFIDERPELLRGRESKDRGSKILNWLVDVTVNQPHGTRPVTASPTAKLPHLDLREPAPAGSRQRLQELGPAGFAADLRAQTRLAVTDTTFRDAHQSLLATRVRTKDLATVAPYVARLTPQLLSVEAWGGATYDVALRFLGEDPWERLDALRQGLPNIAIQMLLRGRNTVGYTPYPTAVTDAFVAEAAASGVDIFRIFDALNDVTQMRPAIDAVLATGTAVAEAALCYTGDMLDPGEDLYTLDYYLRLADEMVSAGAHIIGIKDMAGLLRPAAGARLVSALRERFDVPVHVHTHDTAGGQLATLLAVSAAGADAVDAAAAPMSGTTSQPSLSALVAALAHTERDTGIPLAAVADLEPYWEAVRHLYHPFESGLPGPTGRVYRHEIPGGQLSNLRQQAIALGLAEDFELIEDMYAAANDILGRVPKVTPSSKVVGDLALHLAAVRADPADFAENPQNYDIPDSVVSFMAGQLGDLPGGWPEPFRTKVLAGRTVADASGALDEADSAALAEPGATRRTTLNRLLFPGPTRTFHEARDAYGDLAVLDTADYLYGLTPGGEHVVEIERGVQLWVGLEAIGEPDDKGMRTVMTTLNGQLRPVFVRDRSIAVEAAPAEKADTSKAGQIAAPFSGVVTLKVMPGARVRAGEAVASIEAMKMEAAITSPIDGVVDRLAIGSTQQVEAGDLLVVVKGAH
- a CDS encoding ParA family protein, whose amino-acid sequence is MHVLSVSSLKGGVGKTTVTLGLASAAFARGVRTLVVDLDPQSDVSTGMDIQVAGRLNVADVLANPKDKVVKQAITSSGWTKVHPGTIDVMIGSPSAINFDGPHPSVRDVWKLEEALATVEADYDLVLIDCAPSLNALTRTAWAASDRVVVITEPGLFSVAAADRALRAIEEIRRGLSPRLQPLGIVVNRVRPQSIEHQFRIKELRDMFGPLVLSPQLPERTSLQQAQGAAKPLHIWPGDSAQELAADFDALLDRIMRTGRIATPEDAPAQ
- a CDS encoding MerR family transcriptional regulator encodes the protein MTAGEPLGEIPLAADLLFTDGLPQMDDEVGYRGAVAARAAGITYRQLDYWARTELVEPTVRGASGSGSQRLYGFRDILVLKLVKRLLDTGISLQQIRTAVEQLRVAGIRDLTGTTLMSDGASVYLCTSNDEVIDLVSRGQGVFGIAVGKVLREVESTLVSFDPQVPDPSDELAARRTRRTA